In the Triticum aestivum cultivar Chinese Spring chromosome 2B, IWGSC CS RefSeq v2.1, whole genome shotgun sequence genome, AAAGAAGCTCGGAGAATTCAGTAGAGGGGTATAGTGGTCAAATCGTCAGCCCTGGCTGCCCGCCACCTTCCAAGAAGACCAGCACGTACATCATGTGCCACTCCACTCCAAGCTCACACTCCCATGGCCGTGCATGTACACCCACCGAGCAAGCCAAACTAAGCTCAGCCACGCCCAATCATCCAAGCTTCACTGAGCTCACGCCAGCACAAACGATAAAGCTAGCGACCACGAAGCTCATCGTCTTCCATGCATCCGGCAGGTGAAGCACCACCTTTACTAGCGACCATCCAGGAAGACGACGAGCTGGCGAGCGAATCCATGAAGAGCGGCGGCGGGGGAGTAGAAAGCGCCAGGTGCGAAGTGGAGGCCGCGGGCATCAACTACCACATCACCGTCTCCGCCCGGCCTCACCCGCTCAAGATATGGAGCAGGCCCGACGACCTCCTCCTCGACGCCGCCGGCGACCCCGCTGCGCCTGCGCCTCCGCCGGTGAGCAGAAGCAGCAGGTGCCGCCTCGTGCTCCGCAACGTCGGCTGCCGCGCCCGCCCCGGCGAGCTGCTCGCCATCGTCGGCCCCAGCGGCGCCGGCAAGTCCACGCTGCTCGAGATCCTCTCCGGCCGCCTTGAGCCCAGCTCGTCCAATCCTGCTGACCTCCGCGTCAATGGCTCCCCTGTCGacgccgccgccctgcgccgcctcTGCGGCTACGTCACCCAGCGCGACGTCCTCTTCCCGCTGCTCACCGTTCGCGAGACGCTCCACTTCAGCGCgcgcctccgcctcggcccggaCGCGTACGACCCCGCCGCGGTTGACGCGCTCGTCGACGACCTCGCGCTGGCCCGCGTCGCCGACGCCAGGGTCAAGGACCTCTccggcggcgagcggcgccgcGTGTCCATTGGCGTGGAGGCCGTGCGCGACCCCGCCGTGCTGGTGCTCGACGAGCCCACCTCCGGCCTCGACAGCGCGTCCGCGCTCCAGATCGTCGGCGCGCTCCGGGCCATGGCCGAGTCGCGAGGGCGCACCGTGGTGCTCAGCATCCACCAGCCCGGCGCGCGCATCGTCAAGATGTTCGACGCCGTGCTCCTGCTCGCCGCCGGCTCCGTGCTCCACCACGGCTCCGTCGACGCGCTCCACTCGCTGCTCACCGGCGCCGGCCTCCGCCTCCCCCCGCACGTGGACGCCGTCGAGTTCGCCATCGACTCCGTGGACGAGCTGCGCCTCCACCTGCAcctccagcagcagcagcgcgaccgCCGCTGCACGCTGCAGCAGCTCTTCCAGCAGCACAAGCTCAAGGCCCAGGCCGACGACGACTCTGCAGCAGGCATGCTCACCGCCGGAGGAAGCAATGGGCAACACCGGTACGCCAACTCGTGGCCGCGCGAGGTGGCGGTGCTGTCGCAGCGCTTCTTCAAGAACGTGGCGCGGACGCGGCAGCTCTTCGCGTGCCGCACCGTGTGCATGCTCGTCGCCGGCCTCGCGCTCGGCTCCATCTTCTACGACCTCGCCGAAGACAAGGCGGCGGAGCGGGTGGgcctcttcgccttcctcctcacCTTCCTGCTCTCCTCCACGACGGAGGCGCTGCCGGTGTTCTTGCAGGAGCGGGAGATCCTGGCCAAGGAGACCTCGTCCGGCGCCTACCGGGTGTCCGCCTACGCCGTGGCGAACGCGCTGGTGTTCCTGCCGTTCCAGCTGGCGCTGGCGGCGGTGTTCGCGGCGCCGGCGTACTGGCTGACGGGGCTGCGCCGCACAGCACCGGCCTTCTTCTACTTCCTCCTTCTCATCTGGCTGGTCCTCTACACGGCCAACTCGGTGGTGGCGTGCTTCGCGGCGGCGGCGCCGGACTTCGTGGTGGGGAACGCGGCGGTGCAGGGCGTGATGggctccttcttcctcttctccggCTACTTCATCCGGCGGTCGGCGATGCCGGCGTACTGGGTGCCGATGCACTACCTGTCGCTCTTCAAGTGGCCGTTCGAGGCGCTGCTGCTGAACGAGTTCGGGGGCCGGTGCGCGGCGAGGGCGATGGGGGTGTGCGTGGCGACCGGCGACGAGGTGCTCCGGCGGGAGGGGATCGGGGAGGAGTGCCGGTGGAGGAACGTGGCCGTCATGGTCGGCTTCGTCGCCTTCTACCGGGCGCTCGGCTACGCCGTGCTCCGGGTCCGCTGCAGCCTCACGCTCAGGGCAGCCGCACGGTCCGCATTGCTGTCTTCCTCCTCGCACTACTCTGCTTGCTTCTCTGCATCTACCGCCAAAGCTTGAACCTAATCTTGCATGTGTTCCATATAGATCTTGCTGTAATTTCGGTTGTAAATCATGGTGCTCGTGATGAGTAAAGGGACTGATTACATTTTGTGTGTACATCATCCATGACATCCAACATGAATCACACAAGGCATTACCTACATATTATTATATGGGAAGCACTTATATTATATACAATGGATTAGCTTTAAATGTAATCTCTAGCAGCTAATGGTTCCATGGCTCTAAAATTATATGGAGGTCAAGATTTAACTCCATTTTCTCTACTAGTACTTAGAAAGAGAACGTAAGGTTTTTATTTCACCTTTCTTCTCATCACTCCTTCGTCCAACCTttcatgtatatgataatcaatcatctTAATTTATTTACCTTCTGAACCAgtttcactttaatttacttaccgaacttctaatcaaaatataaggcAATTCACTGTCAGAATTTGAAGAACATTATTTACACAACCGCATTATTATTGACAGGTTAATCACAAGCTAACGTACTacaatatttatatcccgttgcaacgcacatgcattGTTCTAGTATATAAAAAGGAGATTAACATCTCGTATAATGGAGAAAATGTCCTATTAATTAACGGAAATGAAATCTAGCGAACGCTCACCGGAGGCCAACCCAGGCGAACGCCCAGATTAGCTTTTTTTTTTTGAGTCCAAACACACTTTATTATTACTCAATAATGTTCAAAGGGATACATGGAAGATCTGGTGGGTTTAGTAGCCACACATGGCGCCCAAAACCCAGACCCATAAGATTGTGTAATGTGCTCTATAAGATTGCTTCAAAGGTGTTGGCAAATAGATTGAAGCAAATCCTGCCGGAGATCATATCTAAAGACCAGTCTGCTTTTGTCCCAGGCCGTTTGattacagataatataataactgCTTATGAATGTCTGCACTTCATGAAGAGGAACAAAGCACAGCGAAACAGATCCTGTTCAGTTaaattggatatgatgaaggcatatgatcgTGTCGAATGAGAATATCTTTGGGCGATTATGACCAAGATGGGTTTTGCTTCCTCTTGGGTCAACACTATTATGAGATTGGTAACTTCAGTGAAATTTTCTGTCCTGTTTAATGGATCAAAACTTGATGAATTCACTCCTTCAAGAGGGATCCGTCAGGGAGACCCTATTTCTCCATACCTATTTTTGCTTGtagcggagggcctttcgtgcctcttaaaaACCCAAGATGAATCATCCCAACTGACTGGAATCCGAGTGGCTCCTTCGGCTCCACCGGTTAGCCACTTGCTTTTTGCGGATGATAGCCTGCTATTTGTGAAAGCTAGTGCTAATGGAGCAAATCAGTTGTCTTCGGTGATGGAGCGCTATTGCAATGCTTCGGGTCAGAGGATAAATTTGGCCAAGTCTTCTGTGTTTTTCAGCAAGGGGTGTCCCAATTCTGTCAGAGAGGAGGTTAAGGAGGCACTGAACATTGATAAAGAATCTCTAACAGAGAGATACTTGGGTATGCCCTCGGATGTTGGAACAAGTAAGAATGGAGCTTTTAAATTTTTAAAAGACAGGGTATGGGCCAAGATAAAGGGATGGATGGAAAAACTCCTCTCGGCCGGGGGAAAGGAAGTATTGATAAAATAGGTAGCCCAAGCTGTCCCTGTCTTTTCAATGTCGTGTTTTAAGCTTCCTCGCGGTCTCAGTGAACATTTGAACTCGTTGATCCGGAAGTTTTGGTGGGGCAGCAAAGAAGGATAGAGAAAACCCAGTTGGGTATCATGGAGCACGATGACCAGGCCGAAAAGCTGTGGAGGATTGGGTTTTAGAGACGTTGAGCTTTTTAATCTAGCTTTGCTTGTAAGACAGGCGTACATGATTTTGATGGATCCAGAGGCCTTAAGGTCATGTGTACTCAGGGCAAAATACCATCAAGACACTGATTTCTTGGGAGCAGAACTAGGTTCGGCACCATCACAAATATGGAGGTCGCTACTTGAGGGCAGAGATGTTCTAAAGCAGGGCATGATACGTCGCATAGGGGATGGCCAATCAACTAATATTTGGGATCATTGCTGGATCCCAAGACCAGCAAATATGAGACCAATTATGTGCAGAAGCACTAATCCGCCTCAGCTGGTGAGTGATCTGATCTTACCGGGTGCAGAATGGAACAGAGATGTAATAGCTCAGCTCTTCATACAAACAGATGCGGAAGCCATCATGGCAATACCTCTGTGTACAAGGCATATCGATGATTTCTGGTCTTGGGTTCATGAAAAGAACGGAGTCTTCACCGTCAGGTCTGCCTACCGTATGCTCATTGAGACAAAAATGCGGCGAGAGGCGTGGCTAGAAGGACGGCCAGATAATTCAAACACTGACCGGGAATCGAAGCTATGGAGTAAACTCTGGAGGGTCAAAGTCCCATCAAAGGTTAGAATCTTCCTATGGAGACTTGCTCACCAGTCTATTCCTACGGCGGATGTACGCCCCCACCGGAACATGTCGACTAGCACAAGATGCGGGTTGTGCGGCTCCGAAGACTCCTGGCAACACTCACTGCTGCATTGCAACGTTGCGCGATGTGTTTGGGCCCTACAGGATCCGAACCTGGTGGAAGCATTGAACAACACACGGGAACCTGATGCCAAAAGGTGGTTGTTTGCTTTGTTGGATATGCTATCCACGATTGAGTTTATACAAGTGGCAGTTACTCTTTAGGCACTTTGGTACTCAAGGAGACAAGCCCTGCATGAAGATATCTTCCAAAGCTCACTTTCAACACATAATTTCATTATGAAATACATCcgggagctagaggaatgcaagccCAAGCAGGTGAATACAACATCAGTTCCTAACCAGGATCCGGTTATTCCACGCTGGATCCCTCCACCTCCTGGTTGTGTCAAAATACGAGTGGATGGGGCTGTTGCTAGAAATCAGAATGAAGGTTCCGTTAGTGCGATATACAGAGATGCGGCGGGAGTTTATTTGGGCTCCTCTGTCATCAGAATTCATGGAATTATAAACCCGGCCACGCTAGAAGCTCTAGCGTGCCGGGAGGCTCTTGCTCTTGCTTCCGATCTAGCACTCTCACAAGTGATTATAGCTTCTGACTGCCAGGGTGTGATCAAGGATATTCAGAATCAAATTGGAGGAATGTATGCAAGCATCATCAAGGAGATAGTAGAGACTGCTAGAGATATCAAAGGCTGTTCCTTCATCTTTGAAGGTAGAACGCCCAGATTAGCTGAAGTCGTTCGCTGCAAAGCGTTCCCTAGCGAACGCTCACTTTTTTTTCTCCCAAAAAATTTGTGCAAGGTGTGAGATCAGGGAACTCAAACTCCAGACCTCCTATGGGAGACCCGTAGGCTCCACCAGTTGGGCTGAAGCAGGTTTTGTGAATTACATGTACTGAACTTGTTTATATGCATTTGAAGCTAAATTCTTGTAAATTATTCATTTTTCCTTCAAAAAATCCGAAAATCCAGAATTTTTCCCATTTTTGAAAGAGCAAAAAATTCCCTATTTTATAGAGGGGAATTTATTGAAACTTGCATGTGCATTTTTATTATATGTAGCATGGCAATTTCTAGGTCTTTTTTTGTAATGCCTTACATGGCAAGCTTCTGGGAAATTTTATCACTTATTCAAGGCAATTTCGGAATTGCTATTTTGCTTTCTTACATGGCAATTTTAATTACTAAGCGCATGGCATTTCAATAATTAATAATACGGAATTTTATTATTAAGAGGATGTCAATTTAATTACTAAAGCATGACATTTTAATAATAAAATAATATGATATATTCATTTTTAAGAGGATGAAAAAATTATGAGTAAGAGCATGGCCTTTTTATTTATTAATAATATGGCAATTTTATTATTAGGGGGATGTCAGTTTTAAGATTAACAGGATGGCAGTTTTATTATTGAGAGCCTGAGATTTTTATTATTATtggcatggcatttttattattaacAAAATGGAAGTTTTATTATTTTACAGGGTGTCAATTTTATTTTTATTGGCATGAAAACTTTTTTTTCACTTACAAGGCAGTTTtaagatttttatttttattgacatttTTATCTTGATCATACCATTTTTGTAAATTTATAAATTAGCAAGGCTTTCTTATAAAGTACTTTTCATATTTTCATACCATGGAAAATATACATTTTTATGTTTCTCTCATTTTTATGAGAAAAATATgtattttttgtcatgcttatttttataaaaaaaaagtaGTAAACTGGGCCAATGGGGGGGTTCGCTCTTGCCCTCCCTAGAGCGAATGGCCTGAAACGTTCGCTGGAGGGCACCTTCATGAACAAACAAATGTTCGTTGAAGGGTAGCCCCCAGCTGACGTGTCCCAGATATTAGGGTCCTAAACTAATTGCTAAGAAATTATGCGAACATTACCGATAATAAGGTCTGACAGCTAGGGCTAACCTTTAGGTACATTTTGCATGTTCAACCAACAAGTAGGCTCAACACCTGACAGTCCAGGGGTGAGTGACAACAGCTACAAAGTCAGCATTCAGTTCTCCCCAGGACTATGTCACTACACACAGCGCTACGTCAAATTGGAGAGGAAGGTCTCACAGAATTACAGTACATATTAAGGGCTCGAAGTTCACCATAGCTCGATAGCATCATATGGAGCGTTGGGCAACTCTGGTGGTCATCGAAGCTCTTCGCCTTGGCCATTGGAGGGAGGAGAGCATGCATCTCCCAAGTCCCAACAATGTTGCGGATAGGAAGAGGCCCCCTGTCACCACAAGCATCGCAATGTTTAGTACTGGTAGTTCCCAACCAATTTCCAGGAAAAACAACGGGAATGCAGCCAAATGCATGGACTATCAGCTATCAGTTATAATACATGAGCAATATCTATAATATGATCGACTGTCGCTAGATTTTCGTCGAGGGTTGAAACATTCGATCTAAGATAATCTCGACATGAGCAATCAGTTATAATACCCCCTCCGCCACAAAATAGGTGTCCCTGATTTCATACAACTTTTATCACATGAGAATGCATGTATGCATCAATCAGCAGGATGAATGTATGGAAGAATGAACAAATGCCAGTACCTAGCAGTACAACAGTGAAATGTACCACCAGATTGTGAAGTAAAAGATGAATggaaggggaggagaggaaaaGCAGAGCTGCGTACCCGCAGGGCCGTGGGCACCATGAAGAAGACCATGTCGCCGACAGACGGCTTCCAGAACATGTAGATGACCTGAGCAAAATCAATCAAAGCATTCCCCATTTCTTTGTTTGGTTAGCTAACTAGTCATCCGCGGCAGATCCAAGCCAGGCAAGCATAATGCAAGGGAGGACCGAGCAGACAAAAATATACAGTTTATGAAGATTTGAAACAAAATCATTCACGCCGTAGGGTTACAAAAATAGGGTCCAAGGCTAAAAAAAGAACACACCCACTTTCATTTCTGTATACATTCCTTGGGTCTAATACACAGTAGCATTCATCCACATCCAGAACCCAATTGCTGTCTAGTGTTACTGAAACATGAGGAAACAACTGGCACTGAAAGAAAACTGCAGTGATCCCAGGCATCAAAACTAGTATGCATCTTCCACATTCACTCACAGGTCCACACGCCGGGAAACTTCCTCCTCACTGGGAAACGACTCGATATGAGGCTCAGGTGCCGCTGCCGTCGAGAGCCCAGCTCGTAGCCCGAGAGGCAGCCTCGAGATGACGAGCCTCGCCACGTTCTCCGCCGCGACGGCGCCCGTCTCCATGGCACTCGCGGCGCTCTCGAAGGTGTTCACGTAGTACAGGTGCCTGCCGTCCAGTATGATCGGCGCGAAATCCTCCGGGGCCTGGTAGTGGGGGTAGGCGGGCCAGTCTATCCGGATGGTCTCCTTCCTTGTGCTGTTGTGCATTGTGCATTGCCAC is a window encoding:
- the LOC123047536 gene encoding ABC transporter G family member 5-like yields the protein MHPAGEAPPLLATIQEDDELASESMKSGGGGVESARCEVEAAGINYHITVSARPHPLKIWSRPDDLLLDAAGDPAAPAPPPVSRSSRCRLVLRNVGCRARPGELLAIVGPSGAGKSTLLEILSGRLEPSSSNPADLRVNGSPVDAAALRRLCGYVTQRDVLFPLLTVRETLHFSARLRLGPDAYDPAAVDALVDDLALARVADARVKDLSGGERRRVSIGVEAVRDPAVLVLDEPTSGLDSASALQIVGALRAMAESRGRTVVLSIHQPGARIVKMFDAVLLLAAGSVLHHGSVDALHSLLTGAGLRLPPHVDAVEFAIDSVDELRLHLHLQQQQRDRRCTLQQLFQQHKLKAQADDDSAAGMLTAGGSNGQHRYANSWPREVAVLSQRFFKNVARTRQLFACRTVCMLVAGLALGSIFYDLAEDKAAERVGLFAFLLTFLLSSTTEALPVFLQEREILAKETSSGAYRVSAYAVANALVFLPFQLALAAVFAAPAYWLTGLRRTAPAFFYFLLLIWLVLYTANSVVACFAAAAPDFVVGNAAVQGVMGSFFLFSGYFIRRSAMPAYWVPMHYLSLFKWPFEALLLNEFGGRCAARAMGVCVATGDEVLRREGIGEECRWRNVAVMVGFVAFYRALGYAVLRVRCSLTLRAAARSALLSSSSHYSACFSASTAKA